In the Setaria italica strain Yugu1 chromosome VI, Setaria_italica_v2.0, whole genome shotgun sequence genome, one interval contains:
- the LOC101772874 gene encoding glucan endo-1,3-beta-glucosidase 5, producing MAAAVTMLVAAALLLALLPRAADAAVGVNWGTVSAHRMPPPVVVDLLRANGIAKVKLFDADPAVLRALAGSGVQVMVGIRNEALAGIAASPAAADAWVAQNVSRYVAARGGVDIRYIAVGNEPFLTSYQGQFQSYVLPAVTNIQQSLVKANLASYIKLVVPCNADAYQSASVPSQGVFRPDLTQIMTQLAAFLSTTGAPFMVNIYPFLSLYQNSDFPQDYAFFDGSSHPVVDGPNVYYNAFDGNFDTLISSLSKIGYGQLPIAIGEVGWPTEGATTANLATARAFNQGLISHVLSNKGTPLRPGVPPTDVYLFSLLDEEQKSILPGNFERHWGIFSFDGQAKYPLNLGLGSPVLKNARDVPYLPPQWCVANPGQNLNNVGNHLKLACTMADCTTLYYGGLCNAIGDKGNISYAFNIYYQLQKQDAKSCDFDGLGMITYLDPSIGECRFLVGIDDRRVLARSSYSDSSSPVSCGLWLMTIWVFVWFTIVGSF from the exons atggccgccgccgtcacgatGCTCGTCGCGGCGGCGCTCTTGCTGGCCCTGCTGCCGCgggcggcggacgcggcggtGGGGGTGAACTGGGGCACCGTGTCGGCGCACCGCatgccgccgcccgtcgtcgtgGACCTCCTGCGCGCCAACGGGATCGCCAAGGTCAAGCTCTTCGACGCCGACCCGGCCGTCCTGCGCGCGCTCGCCGGCAGCGGGGTGCAGGTCATGGTGGGCATCCGGAACGAGGCGCTCGCGGGGATCGCggcctctcccgccgccgccgacgcctgggTCGCGCAGAACGTCTCTCGCTACGTCGCCGCCAGGGGCGGCGTCGACATACG ATACATTGCTGTCGGAAATGAGCCTTTCCTGACAAGTTATCAGGGACAATTCCAATCATATGTTCTTCCAGCAGTGACCAATATTCAGCAATCACTGGTGAAAGCTAATCTTGCAAGCTACATTAAGCTTGTTGTCCCATGCAATGCTGATGCTTATCAAAGTGCATCTGTTCCATCACAAGGTGTATTCAGGCCTGACCTGACTCAGATTATGACTCAGCTTGCTGCTTTCCTCAGTACAACTGGAGCCCCATTCATGGTCAATATCTACCCCTTCCTCAGTCTTTACCAGAACTCAGATTTCCCTCAAGATTATGCCTTCTTTGATGGATCTAGTCACCCGGTTGTGGATGGCCCCAACGTGTACTACAATGCTTTTGATGGCAATTTCGACACACTGATTTCTTCTTTGAGCAAGATTGGCTATGGGCAACTACCTATTGCAATTGGTGAGGTAGGTTGGCCAACTGAAGGAGCAACAACCGCAAACCTGGCTACAGCTAGGGCATTCAACCAAGGCCTGATCAGCCATGTTTTGAGCAACAAAGGAACTCCACTACGCCCAGGGGTGCCTCCAACTGATGTATATCTTTTCAGCCTACTTGATGAAGAGCAAAAGAGCATACTGCCTGGTAATTTTGAGCGACACTGGGGAATTTTCTCATTTGATGGGCAGGCCAAATACCCACTGAATCTTGGACTAGGCAGCCCGGTTCTGAAGAACGCTAGAGATGTACCATATCTTCCACCACAGTGGTGTGTTGCGAACCCTGGCCAAAATCTAAACAATGTAGGAAATCACTTGAAGCTGGCTTGCACTATGGCTGATTGCACCACTCTCTACTATGGAGGCTTGTGCAACGCAATTGGGGACAAGGGAAATATCTCTTATGCCTTCAACATCTACTACCAACTGCAGAAACAAGATGCTAAGAGCTGCGATTTTGATGGACTTGGAATGATAACTTACCTCGACCCTTCCATTGGTGAGTGTCGCTTTCTTGTCGGTATTGATGACCGCAGAGTGCTTGCAAGATCATCTTATTCAGACAGCTCCTCTCCAGTAAGCTGTGGGTTGTGGTTGATGACTATATGGGTATTTGTGTGGTTCACAATTGTGGGTTCTTTCTGA
- the LOC101773563 gene encoding uncharacterized protein LOC101773563 isoform X2: MGSTAAASALPASAGSGENLVLILDYGSQYTHLITRRVRQLGVLSLCVSGTAPLAALEGLRPRAIVLSGGPHSVHAKGAPTFPEGFLDFADGAGAHVLGVCYGMQLLVQFLGGAVEPGERQEYGKMDVEVTAPSSALYGEAETGKRQTVWMSHGDEVVKLPEGFEVVARSVQGAVAAIENREKRFYGLQYHPEVTHSPQGMETLRRFLFDVCGIKADWKMQDVLDEEIKTIQSMVGPDEHVICALSGGVDSTVAATLVHKAIGDRLHCVFVDNGLLRYKERERVMSTFESDLHLPVTCVDASEQFLSKLKGVEDPEQKRKIIGREFIAVFDDFGHKLEQKIGKRPGFLVQGTLYPDVIESCPPPGSGRTHSHTIKSHHNVGGLPKDMKLKLIEPLKLLFKDEVRKLGSILNVPDSFLKRHPFPGPGLAVRVLGDVTQGNALDTLRQVDEIFVQAIKDAGLYDKIWQAFAVFLPVQTVGVQGDQRTHSNAVVLRAITSEDGMTADWPM, translated from the exons atgggctccaccgccgccgcctccgcgctccCGGCgtccgccggctccggcgagAACCTGGTCCTCATCCTTGACTACGGCTCGCAGTACACCCACCTCATCACCCGCCGCGTCCGCCAGCTGGGAGTCCTCTCCCTTTGCGTTTCCGGCacggcgccgctcgccgccctcgAGGGCCTCCGCCCGCGCGCCATCGTCCTCTCCGGAGGGCCCCACTCCGTCCACGCCAAGGGGGCGCCCACCTTCCCCGAGGGGTTCCTGGACTTCGCCGACGGCGCGGGCGCCCACGTGCTCGGCGTCTGCTACGGGATGCAGCTGCTCGTGCAGTTCCTCGGAGGCGCTGTCGAGCCCGGGGAGCGGCAGGAGTACGGGAAGATGGACGTCGAGGTGACGGCGCCGTCCTCCGCGCTGTACGGGGAGGCGGAAACCGGGAAGCGCCAGACGGTGTGGATGAGCCACGGCGACGAGGTGGTCAAACTGCCAGAGGGGTTTGAGGTGGTTGCGCGCAGCGTCCAGGGCGCCGTCGCAGCCATCGAGAACCGGGAGAAGCGCTTTTATGGGCTCCAGTATCACCCCGAG GTTACACATTCACCCCAAGGAATGGAAACACTTCGTCGCTTTCTCTTTGATGTATGTGGGATCAAAGCTGATTGGAAGATGCAAGATGTActggatgaagaaatcaagaccATCCAAAGCATGGTTGGCCCTGATGAGCATGTTATCTGTGCTTTGTCAGGTGGAGTCGATTCAACTGTTGCTGCCACTCTTGTTCACAAGGCAATAGGAGATAGGCTTCATTGTGTTTTTGTTGACAATGGTCTATTAAG GTACAAGGAGAGAGAACGAGTAATGTCAACCTTTGAAAGTGACTTGCACCTGCCAGTTACATGTGTTGATGCCTCAGAGCAATTTCTCAGCAAGTTAAAGGGTGTCGAAGACCCAGAGCAGAAAAGAAAGATTATTGGCAGGGAATTCATAGCTGTTTTTGATGATTTTGGTCACAAGCTGGAACAGAAGATAGGGAAAAGGCCCGGATTTTTAGTTCAAGGGACATTGTACCCTGATGTAATTGAATCATGCCCACCTCCTGGGAGTGGAAGGACACATTCCCACACCATCAAAAGCCATCACAATGTTGGTGGACTTCCAAAAGATATGAAGTTAAAACTCATTGAACCACTCAAGCTCCTATTCAAGGATGAG GTGCGGAAGTTGGGGAGTATTTTGAATGTCCCAGATTCATTTTTAAAGCGACACCCATTTCCTGGGCCTGGTCTTGCTGTACGTGTCCTAGGTGATGTTACACAAGGCAATGCTTTGGACACTCTTCGCCAG gtGGATGAGATATTTGTTCAAGCTATTAAAGATGCTGGCCTCTATGATAAAATTTGGCAAGCTTTTGCTGTGTTCTTGCCAGTACAGACAGTTGGGGTTCAGGGTGACCAGCGAACCCACTCCAATGCTGTTGTCTTAAGAGCAATCACCAGTGAGGATGGCATGACTGCAGATTG GCCCATGTGA
- the LOC101773563 gene encoding uncharacterized protein LOC101773563 isoform X1 yields the protein MGSTAAASALPASAGSGENLVLILDYGSQYTHLITRRVRQLGVLSLCVSGTAPLAALEGLRPRAIVLSGGPHSVHAKGAPTFPEGFLDFADGAGAHVLGVCYGMQLLVQFLGGAVEPGERQEYGKMDVEVTAPSSALYGEAETGKRQTVWMSHGDEVVKLPEGFEVVARSVQGAVAAIENREKRFYGLQYHPEVTHSPQGMETLRRFLFDVCGIKADWKMQDVLDEEIKTIQSMVGPDEHVICALSGGVDSTVAATLVHKAIGDRLHCVFVDNGLLRYKERERVMSTFESDLHLPVTCVDASEQFLSKLKGVEDPEQKRKIIGREFIAVFDDFGHKLEQKIGKRPGFLVQGTLYPDVIESCPPPGSGRTHSHTIKSHHNVGGLPKDMKLKLIEPLKLLFKDEVRKLGSILNVPDSFLKRHPFPGPGLAVRVLGDVTQGNALDTLRQVDEIFVQAIKDAGLYDKIWQAFAVFLPVQTVGVQGDQRTHSNAVVLRAITSEDGMTADWYYFGHEFLVDVVNKICNNVRGINRVCQDITSKPPATVEWE from the exons atgggctccaccgccgccgcctccgcgctccCGGCgtccgccggctccggcgagAACCTGGTCCTCATCCTTGACTACGGCTCGCAGTACACCCACCTCATCACCCGCCGCGTCCGCCAGCTGGGAGTCCTCTCCCTTTGCGTTTCCGGCacggcgccgctcgccgccctcgAGGGCCTCCGCCCGCGCGCCATCGTCCTCTCCGGAGGGCCCCACTCCGTCCACGCCAAGGGGGCGCCCACCTTCCCCGAGGGGTTCCTGGACTTCGCCGACGGCGCGGGCGCCCACGTGCTCGGCGTCTGCTACGGGATGCAGCTGCTCGTGCAGTTCCTCGGAGGCGCTGTCGAGCCCGGGGAGCGGCAGGAGTACGGGAAGATGGACGTCGAGGTGACGGCGCCGTCCTCCGCGCTGTACGGGGAGGCGGAAACCGGGAAGCGCCAGACGGTGTGGATGAGCCACGGCGACGAGGTGGTCAAACTGCCAGAGGGGTTTGAGGTGGTTGCGCGCAGCGTCCAGGGCGCCGTCGCAGCCATCGAGAACCGGGAGAAGCGCTTTTATGGGCTCCAGTATCACCCCGAG GTTACACATTCACCCCAAGGAATGGAAACACTTCGTCGCTTTCTCTTTGATGTATGTGGGATCAAAGCTGATTGGAAGATGCAAGATGTActggatgaagaaatcaagaccATCCAAAGCATGGTTGGCCCTGATGAGCATGTTATCTGTGCTTTGTCAGGTGGAGTCGATTCAACTGTTGCTGCCACTCTTGTTCACAAGGCAATAGGAGATAGGCTTCATTGTGTTTTTGTTGACAATGGTCTATTAAG GTACAAGGAGAGAGAACGAGTAATGTCAACCTTTGAAAGTGACTTGCACCTGCCAGTTACATGTGTTGATGCCTCAGAGCAATTTCTCAGCAAGTTAAAGGGTGTCGAAGACCCAGAGCAGAAAAGAAAGATTATTGGCAGGGAATTCATAGCTGTTTTTGATGATTTTGGTCACAAGCTGGAACAGAAGATAGGGAAAAGGCCCGGATTTTTAGTTCAAGGGACATTGTACCCTGATGTAATTGAATCATGCCCACCTCCTGGGAGTGGAAGGACACATTCCCACACCATCAAAAGCCATCACAATGTTGGTGGACTTCCAAAAGATATGAAGTTAAAACTCATTGAACCACTCAAGCTCCTATTCAAGGATGAG GTGCGGAAGTTGGGGAGTATTTTGAATGTCCCAGATTCATTTTTAAAGCGACACCCATTTCCTGGGCCTGGTCTTGCTGTACGTGTCCTAGGTGATGTTACACAAGGCAATGCTTTGGACACTCTTCGCCAG gtGGATGAGATATTTGTTCAAGCTATTAAAGATGCTGGCCTCTATGATAAAATTTGGCAAGCTTTTGCTGTGTTCTTGCCAGTACAGACAGTTGGGGTTCAGGGTGACCAGCGAACCCACTCCAATGCTGTTGTCTTAAGAGCAATCACCAGTGAGGATGGCATGACTGCAGATTG GTACTATTTTGGCCATGAATTCCTAGTAGATGTGGTCAACAAGATCTGCAACAATGTGCGTGGCATCAACCGTGTTTGCCAGGACATCACATCGAAGCCACCTGCGACGGTTGAGTGGGAATAG
- the LOC101779402 gene encoding subtilisin-like protease SBT5.3, whose product MARMRPLLFVTAVVLLCAAEWHLVQAYKKSYIVYLGAHAYGRDASPKEHARATESHHELLGSVLGSKEMAQNSIFYSYTKNINGFAAHVEEEVANQIAKHPDVVTVLESKMLKLHTTRSWDFMDLERDGQILPDSIWKHAKFGQDVIIANLDSGVWPESNSFTDDGMGEVPQRWKGSCQDTVKYAVPCNKKLIGAQSLFHEPVTLGSLHAAARGISVVCSAGNSGPYDDTVVNAAPWVTTVAASTVDRDFPNVLTLGNSVHMKGMSLESTTLHSSQLYPMVDARHAGTAGTSPYAAADCGMGTLDPAKVKGKIVVCVRGGDVPRVTKGMAVLDAGGVGMILANDRMDGDDIVADPHVLPATMITFSEAVALHNYLTSTDNPVANISPSKTEVGVKNSPSIAGFSSRGPSGTLPSVLKPDIAAPGVDILAAFTEYVGPTELASDKRRSEYAILSGTSMACPHVSGVMGLLKAARPEWSPAAMRSAIMTTARTQDNTGAPMRDHDGKEANAFAYGAGNVHPNRAVDPGLVYDAAPEDYYSFLCSMGFGTADMGRLSAGKFACPAKAPAMEDLNYPSIVVPALRGTQTVARRLRNVGRPAKYLASWRAPIGITMEVKPAVLEFSKVGEEKAFNVTVTSQKDKIGMGYVFGRLVWTDGTHYVRSPVVVNALA is encoded by the exons ATGGCGAGGATGAGGCCGCTGCTCTTCGTCACCGCCGTCGTGCTCCTGTGCGCCGCCGAGTGGCATCTCGTGCAGGCATACAAGAAG TCCTACATCGTGTATCTGGGAGCACATGCCTATGGCCGTGATGCGTCACCCAAGGAGCATGCCCGCGCAACCGAATCTCACCATGAGCTCCTGGGATCAGTTCTTGGCAG CAAGGAGATGGCGCAGAACTCGATCTTCTACTCCTACACGAAGAACATCAATGGCTTCGCGGCGCACGTCGAAGAGGAAGTTGCAAACCAAATTGCAa AGCACCCTGACGTGGTGACGGTGCTGGAGAGCAAGATGCTGAAGCTGCACACGACGCGGTCGTGGGACTTCATGGACCTGGAGCGCGACGGCCAGATCCTCCCCGATTCCATCTGGAAGCACGCCAAGTTCGGCCAGGACGTGATCATCGCCAACCTCGACAGCG GCGTGTGGCCGGAGTCCAACAGCTTCACCGACGACGGCATGGGCGAGGTGCCCCAGCGGTGGAAGGGCTCCTGCCAGGACACCGTCAAGTACGCCGTGCCCTGCAACAAGAAGCTGATCGG CGCGCAGTCCCTCTTCCACGAGCCCGTCACGCTGGGctccctccacgccgccgcccgcggcatCTCCGTCGTCTGCTCCGCCGGCAACTCGGGGCCCTACGACGACACTGTCGTCAACGCCGCGCCGTGGGtcaccaccgtcgccgccagCACCGTCGACAGGGACTTCCCCAACGTCCTCACCCTCGGCAACAGCGTGCACATGAAGGGGATGAGCCTGGAGTCCACCACGCTGCACTCCAGCCAGCTCTACCCGATGGTCGACGCCAGGCACGCCGGGACCGCCGGCACCAgcccgtacgccgccgccgactgcgGGATGGGCACGCTGGACCCCGCCAAGGTGAAGGGCAAGATCGTCGTGTgcgtccgcggcggcgacgtcccgCGAGTCACCAAGGGGATGGCCGTGCTCGACGCCGGCGGGGTCGGGATGATCCTCGCCAACGACAGGATGGACGGCGACGACATCGTCGCCGACCCGCACGTGCTCCCGGCCACCATGATCACCTTCAGCGAGGCCGTCGCGCTGCACAACTACTTGACGTCGACGGACAACCCCGTGGCGAACATCTCGCCGTCCAAGACGGAGGTCGGCGTGAAGAACTCGCCGTCGATCGCCGGCTTCTCCTCCCGCGGGCCCAGCGGGACCTTGCCATCCGTCCTGAAGCCCGACATCGCCGCGCCGGGGGTAGACATCCTGGCCGCGTTCACCGAGTACGTCGGCCCAACGGAGCTCGCCTCCGACAAGCGCCGGTCGGAGTACGCGATCCTGTCCGGCACGTCCATGGCGTGCCCGCACGTCTCCGGCGTGATGGGGCTCCTCAAGGCGGCGCGCCCGGAGTGGAGCCCCGCCGCGATGCGGTCGGCGATCATGACCACCGCGCGCACCCAGGACAACACCGGCGCGCCGATGCGCGACCACGACGGCAAGGAGGCGAACGCCTTCGCCTACGGCGCCGGCAACGTGCACCCGAACCGCGCCGTCGATCCGGGCCTCGTGTACGACGCGGCGCCCGAGGACTACTACAGCTTCCTCTGCTCCATGGGGTTCGGCACGGCGGACATGGGGCGGCTCAGCGCCGGCAAGTTCGCGTGCCCGGCGAAGGCGCCGGCCATGGAGGACCTCAACTACCCGTCCATCGTGGTGCCGGCGCTGCGCGGCACGCAGACGGTGGCGCGGAGGCTCAGGAACGTCGGCCGGCCGGCAAAGTACCTCGCGTCCTGGCGCGCGCCGATCGGGATCACCATGGAGGTGAAGCCGGCGGTGCTGGAGTTCAGCAAGGTCGGCGAGGAGAAGGCGTTCAACGTGACGGTGACGTCGCAGAAGGACAAGATCGGGATGGGCTACGTGTTCGGGAGGCTCGTCTGGACGGATGGGACCCACTATGTCAGAAGTCCCGTCGTGGTCAATGCCTTGGCGTGA